Below is a window of Mucilaginibacter ginkgonis DNA.
GCTGTCGGGCCATTACCAGGGCAGGCTGCTAAGTATGCTGAGTAAAATGATGCAGCCCGAAAGAATTTTAGAAATCGGAACATATACCGGTTACTCGGCTATTTGCCTGGCTGAAGGGCTTGCAGAAAACGGCGTTTTAGATACGATAGAGGCGAATGCGGAGATGGAACCGCTGATCCGTAAGAACTTTGAACTGGCCAAAACCGGCGACAAGATAAGGCTGCACATGGGCGAAGCGCTGCCCAGGATTTTGAAATTCGAAGACAATTTGTTTAACTTTGTTTTTATCGACGCCGATAAGAAGAACAATATCAACTACTTTGAAAGCGTTATACCAAAAGTAAAACCGGCAGGTTTAATTATAATTGATAACGTTCTGTGGAAGGGAAAGGTGTATGGCGAAGCAAATGATGCCGATACACAAAATATCCGCAAACTGAATGACCTGGTAGCCAAAGACACAAGGGTAGAGAAGCTGATACTTCCTGTCCGCGATGGCATACTGCTCATTCGAAAAAAGTAAATTATGAAGAAAATCTTACTGTTTGTATTTCTATTAGTAACCTCATTTGGCGCTTTCGCGCAAAAAAACACTTCACAGTCATACATTCAAAAGTTTAAGGATAATGCGGTGCGCATTATGCATGAAAGTGGTGTGCCTGCAAGTATCGTGTTGGCAATTGCCATGCATGAGAGTGGTAATGGTAACAGCAAAATTGCCCGTACCATGAATAATCACTTCGGCATGAAGGGTAAAAGCCAGGCCTCACTTGTAGGTAAAAAGAAGATCCATTCGTCATACAAGCAGTATGATTCTGACGACGACTCTTTTGCAGACTTTGCCCGTGTAATGACACAGCGTAAGCAATTTAGCCACCTGGCCGATAAATTTACCCATTATGATTATTTAGGTTGGGTTAAAGGCATACAACACAGTGGTTATGCTGCGAGCCGTAAATGGGGTGCGCAGGTTTTAGGTTTGATTCGCAAGTATAACCTTAACGACTACGATGAGAAGCCGGAAGCAGAGCAGCCGGCTAAGAACGTGGAGTAAGAGCCACCTAACTCCCTAAAGGGGGAACATAGCTTGCTATTATAACACAATGTCATTTTGACGAAGTATGAGGAGAAATCTTCTGAAAATGCTTAGGCTGCTTTAGAAGATCTCTCACCATGTTCGAGATGACATTTTTTGTTTTTAATTTGCCGGGGCGTGATTTTCAATAAATGGATTTATCTATAAAACATACTTCCCCTTCAGGGGGTTGGGGGGTTGCAGTTATTTGTCTCTTTCTCCTCTTCACCTCCTGCTCGTCGCACCGCAAACTGGTGCATACCAACAGGCCAAATTATCCATCGGCAGAGCCTCCTGTGGCCGATAACTTTGCCGAAAAGAATAATGAGCGCATCCGTGAGCAAGCCGAAAAGCCAAGCGGCGGCTATATTACTTATACCGCCCTGCAGTATATCGACCGCTTTAAGACCATCGCCATTCAGGAGATGAACCAATATGGCATACCCGCAAGTATTACACTGGCACAAGGCCTGTTTGAATCGGGTAATGGTAATGGCGACCTGGCCCGTTATGCAAATAACCATTTCGGTATTAAATGCACTACCGACTGGAAAGGAGAAGGCTACTATAAAGATGACGATCAGCATAACGATTGTTTCCGGGTATACAAAAACCCCGAATCTTCTTTCCGCGATCATTCAGAATTTTTACAACGAAAGCGTTACGCGCACTTGTTCGAGCTAGACAAAAACGACTACATAGGCTGGGCGCAAGGTTTAAAAGATGCCGGGTATGCAACCAACCCAAACTATCCAAAGCTGATCACCAACATTATCCAGAAATACAACCTCGACGCGTACGACCGTCCGGAAGGTGAGATCCAAAAGATAAGACGCGAAGACCGTGTGCTTAGCCAGATCAACAACAATATCGGCAAGGCTGCCAAAGATTCCATCGCTACAGCCAATGCGCCATTGCCTGCCAACAAAGTTTACACAGTTGTAGCAGGAGATACACTATACAACATTTCCCGCCGTTTTGGTGTTACAATTGATCAGCTAAAAGCATTGAATAACATGACCGATAACAATATCAAACTCGGTCAAAAGCTGGTGGTAGCGCCATAGCCTGTTAATTATTGTTAAAAGCTGATAACGTTTTACCCCATTATAGTAGCTTAGTGCCGTGAGAAAATACGTTCTTCTGTTTTGTGTTCTGTGCTGTGTTTTTAAGGCCCTTGCGCAGGATAAGCAGATAGATGGCATTATATATGATACCGACACCAAGGGTCGTATCGCGCTGGTGAACATCACAAATCTTCGTACAAAAACAGCTGTCTATAACAGTCTTAAAGCAGAATTTCATATTGTTGCCCGTCCCGGCGATAAACTTGCATTTTTCAAAACTAACTACGTTACCGATACGGTAACGGTAAAAAGCTACGGCCCTTTATTGGTTTTTCTGAAGCCTAACAGTATTATGCTGAAACAGGTAGACATATTTGATACCATGGCATCGCCCAAGCAGCGATTAGCTGCTACCAAAAAGGAGTACAATAAGGTTTACGGCTCCCTGGATACGCACGATTATCTGAATGTATCGCCTTATGGCGGAGCGGGTATAGGTATTGACGCGATTTGGAATGCCTTGAGCCGCAGCGGCAGAAACGCGGCCCATCTGCGAACAATCATTGAGCGCGATTACCACGACAATTTAGTTGATTATCGGTTTACCAAAACACTGGTGGCTAATGTGACCGGCTTAAAGGAGCCCCGCCTTACCGACTTTATGCAAAAATACCGCCCGAGTTATTACTTAACCATGAGCGCCAACGATTACGACTATATACAAGCTATCAAGATAAATTACCGCAGGTATCAGCGTAACCCGCGCGCGTTCACGCTGCCTAAATTAGTAACCCCACAACCTGCGCCAAAACCCTGAAGTTTGAATTTAACTTTTAATAAAACCTGTTTTTGCGTTTCTTTGCCTTAATGTTAAAAAGTACTGCCTTACTTTTTGTTGTTCTGTGTTTTTTCTCAATTAAAACTAACGCCCAGATTGCGGATAGTCTTCGCCGGGCAGATAGTTTGCGCGTTGTGGATAGCCTGAAGCGTGTCGACACGGTCAAGATAGACACCAACTTGCTCAACAGGTACCGTATCAATATTAGCAAGTTCAGGTTGCCAATACCTGTAAAGCCCTTCAAGGTAGAACCCAACCTCATTCCTGTTTCGCTGCTTGACTACAAAGTTTCCTATTGGCGCAAATGGATAATTTTTGGCTTAAACTTTAACCAGGCGGCTTTTAGCGACAATTGGGCTGCCGGCGGTGTAAACTCCCTTGCACTTAGCGGCAACTTTGACTACAAAACAGAGTATCAAAAGGGGTCTTTTGATTATACCGGCGAACTGCTATTGCTTTATGGCCGCGCGCGCAACGCGGGCAGTGAGAGCCGCAAAACAAACGACAGGATATTTTTTGATAACAAGTTCTCATCGCAACTGTCAAAAACGTGGTTCTTTTTCGGTTCTGTAAGCTTTGAATCGCAATTTGATAAAGGCTTTACCTATTTTGATGACGGCGTAACACCTCCCGCCCTCATTTCGCGTTTCATGGCTCCCGGCTATCTTACAGAATCTGTCGGTGTGGAATATAAACCCAGTAAGGTTTTCGATCTGCGTTTAGGCACCGGTACTGCCAGGCAAACTTTCGTGTTAGATACTACCATTTATCATAATCAGCCTGCTAATTACGGTGTTACGCCGGGTAAGACTTTTTTAAATGAACTGGCTTTTCAGGCTGTGGCTATTTTTGACAAGAACATTGCTACCAATATGCACCTTAACACCCGGTATACCTTGTTCATCCCGTACGCCCGGTTACCCGAGAATATTGACCATCGCCTGGATGTGGTGCTTACAGCAAATGTTAACAAGCTGATCGCTGTAACAATAAACGGAACTGCGCTTTACGATAAAAATACATCAGAACGGATACAGGCTTCAGAGAGTTTAGCTTTGGGCGTGATCTATAAATTCCCCTGATCAGGAATGTTTCCTTTTGCGCAGATCCTGGTAGTCTATATAATAAAGCACCTTAACGGAAAAGTTATTGTTTGATGGGGCGGTGAAGGTGTCACCTAAATTAGAAAAGTAATTGTTTCTGAGGTTGAGGATATTTGTCAAAGACGAATTCTTGTAAGAGATGCTTAGTTCGCTGCCCGGCGAAAATACCCACGAGTACAGCATATCAACATTCCAGATGTTATAGTTCTGGTTTACGTTATGATTGAATTTGGCTAGGCCGATTTCGGTAAGGTTGCCATCTGAAGCCAGGTTCAAAAATTGCTTGTTATCCAGTTTAGACCAGTAATGCCGTGCCCTTAATGTAATGCCCATGGTGCTGGTAAAGGTGTATTTCACCTTAAAAATATTTTGGATAGTTTGTACGTTGCGCAAAGCAAAAATTGGATTTGTGCCCTCAGAATCAAGCGTAGCGAAACCGGTATTGTTGACCCGCGGACTGTAAGTAACATCCTGCCCAAAGGAGAAGTGATTGTTTACCCTGTAAGAATAGTATAATCGCGCATCGTAACCGTACGCACCGTACGTATTAAACGCACGATAAAAATATTGCATGCCGCCGGATAATCTCTTAGCAGCGTTGGTCCTTAACGTGATGCCTGTTCCCTGGCTTGCCGGTTGTATAAACATCAAGTTTGCTACCCTGGGCTCATAAAAATCATTGCCCGCGGCTTTTATACTCAAATCTAAATAGGCCTGCAATTGATTTTTGAACGTCAGCCCCAGCTCATTAAAGTAGTTGAAGTTTTGGTAGGCAGTTGGCAAGTACCTGCGCGAATAATATAGCTCTGTGTAAATGTACCAGCTCGTAAAATATTTTTTCGGATGGTAATTGCTATAGATAAACTGCAGGTCGTGGTCCAGGAAATTGTTGTTAAACAAGATGCCCAGATCATTAGGGCTAAACTTGCTATCGACAAGGTCCTGCTTAAATGTCCAGGTGAAGTTTCCTAAGGTTTTCGCTGCGCCAAGTTCATAAGCATATCCCGTCGATGTATGGTCAGGATAAAAAAGGTTGCTCATCTTGCCGAAACCGCTAAAATTGTATGAGTTCTTTTTGTTATTAAGGCTGAACAGGAACGCGCTTACATCGGCATTATAATCCTTGCCAAAACGGTTAACATTGGTATTGATAAGCGTAACCGACGAATTATTCTTCAGGTTCTGATCAAGTACGATGATATTATAATTTGCCAACGGACTTGTTTGCACCAGGCGTGTGTTGCCTGTAACCGTGTCTTGTACAACAGCATTTGTGGTGCCCGTAATGGCGTTAAACACACCGATACCCAAACCTTTAGCTGTGCGCCCGGAAAATTTGATGGCATTATACAATTTCGTTTCCGAAGGGTTACTCAGCACAGCCTCATTCTTGCCCAGGTTGTTATAAGCAGTATTATAGTCTATAGGCTGGCCGCCAATTCTTCGGGAGTAAAATAGGTTGCCCTTGTTAAACAACTCTGTGCCTTCAGTAAAAAAGGGCCTGTTCTCTGCATACTTCACTTCGAAGGGCGTAAGGTTCAAGATCCTGTTGTCAGACTGTACCTGGCTAAAATCGGGGATGAGCGTTAAGTCGAGCGTGAAGGCAGCGTTGATGCCGTATTTGATGTCCATGCCACCACCGATAGAGCTGGTGGTGTTTTTTATGCCTGCCGTATTATAGGGATAATGATTTACGAAAGCTGAAGCGTAGGGGTAAAAGCCGAGACGTACAGGAGGGTGTATTTTCTGGATGTTGGTCATCTCGCCTTCCTGGTTGATGAAGCCGTTTTTTTTTGGGTCGATGTCGTTCCAGAATAATTGCTGTTGATTGGCAAAGCGCCTGCGGCGGATCAGGTTCATGCCCCAGGTTTGCACATCTTTTTCAGAAAAACGCAAAGCTGAGTAGGGGATACGCATTTCGCAGGTCCAGCCCTGGCTGTCTATTTTTGTGGCGCTGTACCAAACGGCGTTCCATGATGGGTCTTCATTTCCCTGCTGCGAATATTTGGCATCGAATTGCACGCCCGAAGAAGAAACAATAAACCCGCTGGCGTTGATGCGGTCAAGATAGGTATCCAAAAATATCCCGAAAATATCCGCATTGGCGATGCTGTCGCGGGCGGATAACTCGGCTGCTACAGCCGACATCGATTTCTCGTACATGCGCGCGGCAACGTAGACAGCCTTATCATCGTACATGATCTTCACCTCGGTACGTTCGTCATGCGCTTCGTGAACGCCGGCACTAGGCTGTAGCTGTACAAAGTCGGTAGCTATTGGAATATTTTTCCAAGCCTCATCGTCTAAAACACCATCAATTTTAGGCACAAGCGAAGTTTTCACGGCAGCATACTTTCTATTGCCTGTTTGGGCAAAAGCCGCTGCTATAAAAAGTGTCAGCAAAAAAGTGAGAGATATTTTCAGCTTCATGGACAATGTGTCCATAAGATGCTTTTGCGAATGAGAAAGTTACAGCGTGCGTAAAATTTAACATCTGAGGCGTCCCCGACACTGGCTGCGTTACAGGTTGATTTAAAATGATAACTTTGCAAGCCAAAAATTAGTGAATTAGGGTTCTAGGATATGTTTGAAAATCTTTCGGATAAGCTCGACAGGGCGTTTAAGGTATTAAAAGGTCAGGGTACTATTAGCGAGATCAACGTGGCAGAGACCATGAAAGAGATCCGCAAGGCATTGCTTGATGCCGACGTTAACTATAAAACCGCAAAGGCCTTTACAGATGACGTCAAACAAAAGGCTTTGGGCCAAAACGTACTTACCTCCATATCGCCGGGCCAGTTGCTTACCAAGATCATGAACGATGAGTTGACCGAACTGATGGGCGGCAGCACGGCAGAACTTGAGCTTAAATCATCACCAACCATTATACTTATAGCCGGCCTTAACGGTGCAGGTAAAACCACCTTTACCGGTAAACTGGCTAATTATCTTAAAACGCAGTTAAAAAAGAAGCCGCTACTGGTTGCTGATGATATTTACCGCCCTGCAGCGATAGATCAATTAGAAGTTTTAGGTGGCCAGATTGGCGTGCCGGTTTACGCCAACCGCGAATCTAAAGACCCAGTTGCCATTGCGCTCGAAGGTATTGCTAAAGCGAAGCAAGATGGTAACAACGTAGTGATCATTGATACTGCCGGCCGTTTAGCTGTTGACGAAGCCATGATGCAGGAGATAGAGCGCGTTAAGGCTGCCACTAACCCGCACGAGATATTATTTGTGGTTGATGCCATGACAGGGCAGGATGCCGTAAACACTGCAAAAGTATTTAACGACCGCCTTGACTTTACCGGCGCGGTGTTAACCAAACTAGATGGCGATACACGTGGTGGTGCTGCATTGTCTATTAAATCTGTCGTTAACAAACCAATTAAGTTTATTGGTACCGGCGAAAAGATGGAAGCGCTTGACGTTTTCCACCCCGACCGTATGGCTTCGCGTATCCTTGGTATGGGCGACGTGGTTTCTTTGGTTGAGCGCGCCCAACAGCAATTCGACGAGAAACAAGCAGCCGAGCTTCAGAAGAAGATCCGTAAGAACAAGTTCGACTTTAACGATTTCTACGGTCAGATACAGCAGATCAAAAAAATGGGTAACATGAAAGATCTGATGGGTATGATACCGGGCGTAGGTAAAATGATGAAAGATGTTGAAGTTGACGATAACGCGTTCAAAGCAATTGAAGCTATCATTAATTCAATGACGCCATTCGAAAAGGAAAACCCTGACAGTATCAATCAAAGCCGTCGCGTACGTATATCAAAAGGATCGGGTACAGACTTAACAGAAGTTAACCGCCTGATAAAACAGTTTGAAGATATGCGTAAAGTGATGAAGCAAATGAGCAACCCGGCTGCTATGGCGAATATGATGCGTAGGATGCCGAAGATGTAACGAACGGGGATACCACCTATTTGTCATTGCGAGGAGCGCAGAGACGCGGCAATCTTTAAGGACATTAATTTATGCTCGGATTGCCACACCAACTTCGTTGGTTCGCAATGACATATTGGTTCGCAATTTTAAACAGTCAACACCAATTTCCCAAACTGGCTTAACTCCTTCATTTTGTCAAAAGCTTTCGCTGCATCTTTAAGCGCAAATACCTCATCAACAACAGGTATAATCTTATGGTCGTTTACCATTTGCAGTAGGCCTTCAAAATCCTCTTTGTTACCCATGGTGGTACCGATCAGTTGAATCTGCTTCCAGAACAACGGACGGGCATTAATAGACGGTATGTTTCCTGCCGTACCGCCGAAGAAAACGATACGCGCTCCCGGATTGCATAAGCCTATCACTTTTTCAAAATCATCGCCAAGGGCGCTGTCTATCACCACGTCGAAACCGCCCGCAAGATGTTTCAACTCTTCGGCCCAATCCTGCGCTTTATAGTTCACGCCTGCTGCCGCACCTAGTTTGCGGGCTTGTTTTATTTTGTCGCCACTGCCAGATGTGACGAAAACCTTACAGCCCGCGGCAACAGCTAACTGCAAAGCGACGCTGCCGGTACCTGCGCCCACGCCGACTATTAAAACCCTGTCGCCTGATTTAGCGCGGGCTTTGGTGAATAAAGCGCGATAAACCGTCAGCCCGGCTAAGGGCAATGCGGCTGTTTGTTCCCAGTTGAGGTGGACCGGTTTGTCATACAGATTGTCGACCTTAACTTTTACATACTGCGCAAAAGTGCCGTTATCCGGCAAACCTAATATTTTAAAGTCTTTGGATTGGTATTCGGGGTGGTCGCCCCAGTCATTACCCGGATTGATGATCACTTCTTTGCCTATCCAATTCTTGTCTTTCTCGTCGGCAACTTCGGTAACGATACCAGCACCGTCCGACCCTAAAATAGAAGGGTATTTTATTCCTGCATATTTGCCAATGGTGATCCAGAAGTCACGGCGGTTTAACGCCGCAGCTTTAACCTGGACCAATGCTTCGCCCGGCGTAAGGTTTGGCGTTTCTACGTCTTTATAAACGATAGGGTTTTCGGCACTTTCCAGAACGATGGCTTTCATAGGGAGTTTGGGTAGCAAGTATAAAGTAAATACAAAATTAATAGATGGCGGTTTGACCTCTCCCCAACGCTCTCCAAAGGAGAGGGAATTATTTAAGGGAATTTGCGTTAGGGACAGGAGCGGCATCCTGCGCAGCAGATACAGCGGATGGCCCGACCCGAGCGAAGTGAAGGGAACGCCATAATAAACATACCCCTAACCCCTCTCGAGAGGGGAATAGCCGCTTTTTAGAACTCTTCCTCCCGGGAATGTCACACTTAGTCTGTCGAAGTGTTGAGAAGGGTTACATGACATGAGCTCGTCTTAATGATTATAGAATATTACCGTTACCCATTTACCCTTTACCTTTCAAACCGTTCACCGTTCTGCCATTTACCGTTCACCTTTCTAAGCAACGCTTTGAGAAATAAAAACTTATGCCTACATTTGCAACCCCGTTTAGAGCGGGTAAATAATTAAAAACAATAGCAACACAATGCAACAGTACGAAACCGTGATCGTTCTTACCCCGTTGTTATCAGAAGAAGTAGCTAAAGAGGCAATAGCCAAATACAGCAAACTTTTAAAAGATAACGGAGCCGAAATTGTCCAGGAGGATAATTGGGGTTTGAGAAAACTAGCGTACCCTATCCAGAAAAAATCTACAGGGTACTATCACTTAACTGAATTTAAGGCTCCGGGTGATTTAATTAACAAACTTGAAGTTGAATACAGACGTGATGAGCGCGTTTTGCGTTTCTTAACTATTGCGCTAGATAAGCATGCCATTGCTTACAATGACAAAAAACGCAGTGGTGCATTCAACAAAAAACCGGCTAAAACTGAGGAGGCAAACTAATGGCAGAGCAAATTAAATACGTTACCGCCCCTAAAGTAGAGGACAACCGTAAAAAATATTGCCGTTTTAAAAAGAATGGCATTAAATACATTGATTACAAAGACGCTAACTTCTTATTAAAATTCGTTAACGACCAAGGTAAAGTATTACCACGCCGTTTAACAGGTACGTCTTTAAAATTTCAGCGTAAGGTGGCACAAGCTGTTAAGCGTGCACGCCATATTGGTTTATTACCTTACGTTACAGATTCGTTAAAATAAACAGGAGGATTACAAAATGGACGTTATTTTAAAACAAGATGTAAAAAACCTGGGCGAAAAAGACGATATCGTTAAAGTAAAACCAGGTTATGGCCGTAACTTTTTGATCCCTCAGGGTGTAGCTATTCTGGCAACAGAATCTGCTCGTAAAGTTTTGGCAGAAAACCTTAAACAAGCACAATTTAAACAAGACAAGATCCGCAAGGATGCCGACGCGTTGGCTACTCAACTGGAGAATGTTAAATTAACTATTGGTGCTAAGGCAGGCGAGAGCGGTAAGATCTTCGGTGCGATCAACACCATCCAGGTGGCTGATGCTTTGAAGAAACAAGGCTTTGACGTTGACCGTCGCCGTATTACTTTTGACCAGGAGCCTAAGATGGTTGGTGAATACACCGCTAACTTAAACCTGCACAAAGAAGTTAAGGTTAAAGTTCCTTTCGAGGTAGTTGCTGAGTAATTAGCAAGCATTTCGAATCTCGTCCCGATAGTCATCGGGATCTTTCCGAGAGGCAGGGCTTAAATAAAATTATAGGTGTTTAGCATTTTGCTAAGCACCTTTTTTATTTTAGCACAATAAATCAAAGTCTTCCCTTCCGGGGAGATTTAGAGGGGGCTCAATGAAAGGCATAGGCCGTTTAGTATTATATTTCCTAAAGCTGTTTTTCCTGCTGTTTTTCGGCATCACCATTTTGTGGGTGGTGCTTACACGCTGGATAAATCCGCCGGTTACCTGGTTAATGATCACCCGCGGTTTTGAGCGCAAGGCCGATGGTAAAGACTGGAAAATTGACAAGAAGTGGGTAGCCTTTGATAGCATTGCCGACCCGATGAAGCGTGCAGCCGTTGCCGCCGAAGACCAGAAATTTCTGGATCACTACGGTTTTGACTTTGCAGCCATGGAGCGGGCAATTGACAACAACATGAGTAAGCACAGCCATAAATTAATTGGCGGCAGTACCATTACCCAACAGACCGCTAAAAACGTTTTTTTATGGCCGGGCCGGTCTTACGTGCGTAAAGCGTTTGAGGCTTACTTTACTATGCTGATAGAGGTATTCTGGAGCAAGCGGCGCACTATGGAAGTATACCTCAACGTTATTGAAATGGGCGACGGTATATATGGTGTGGAGGCAGCATCACAAGCTTACTTTCATGTGCACGCTGCCCAGTTAGATAAGTACAAGGCTTCGGCTATCGCGTCAATATTTCCTGACCCGCTGAAATGGTCGCCCACTAATCCCAGTACTTATGTGCGGCACCGACAATATCTGATCAGGAAGAATATGAGAAGATTGGGGCCATTGGATTTTTAAGATTAGTATTGCACTTATATTGCGCTGTGATGTTCTTCATTTGCTGAATAGTTTTTTTAATGTTACTTTTCTTGACCGTCAAGAAAAGTAACCAAAAGAACTCGCGGCTGCACCCTGTGCTACAATGGGTTTGCAGTTTTCAGGGCCTGTGATCGCCGCACAGACTGAGGCCGCATTATTCGGTGCTGTAAAGCCAGTGCCAACAATTCTCCATCTTTTAAAAGTCAGCGCGCAGCTTCGGTGATAAATATTTTGCGCTACTGAGGGCTTGTGTGATGAGGGCCTGCAAAAATATTTTGCAGGGCAAAGGCCTTGTGCGGCAAAAGAAGCCTTGCGCTGACTTGGCACTTTTGGTTCTTTTGTTGCTAAGACAAAAGAACTTATAGATTTTATAGGCTGTTTTATTAAATCCTAACCATACATTTCACTTCATGCTTCACCGGGAAGTTTACCGACCGGGCAATAAAGCACATTTCATTGGCTTTGTGGTGTAGTTCATTCGCTTTAACTACCATCGACTCATTTGCAACTGTAACAACCGGCTTTAGTAAGACTGAAGTGAAGTGCCCGCTGCCGTTAGCAGTTTCTTCCATAATACCGGTGGCCTTATCCTGGTAATCGGTTACAACAACACCGGCCGCAGAGCATAAATGCAAGTACCACAACATGTGGCAGCTTGAGAGCGACATCAGCAGCATTTCTTCCGGGTTGTAGCGGGTCGGGTCGCCCAAGAACGCCGGATCCGAGGAGCCGTTGATGACGGCTTTATTCTCTGCGGAAATGGCAAAGTTGCGATCGTAATCGCGATACCCGCTGGTACCGATGCCTTTGTTACCTGTCCAATTAGTGCTTATTGAGTAAGTATGCTGCCCAGACATATTATCTAAGCAATTCTTTAATACCAGGCTTGGCTTTAGAAACATTAAATTCTGTTACTTCAACAGTGGCCACGCCCTCTGTAACAAACGGATCTTCATTCGCGATCTTCTGCATGATCTTCAGGCTATCAGCCTGACCGATTATGATACCGCCAACGCGCGGGACTTTGCGTCCCCATATTAGAAACACATCTGCTTCATAATACTTCTCCAAAAATGCCCAATGCGCATCCATATGCTTGTCTACCTCTTCGAGCGGTTTAACGTAGGTAATGCTGATAATGAACATGATTAAGCCGGGATTAGGTTGCCAAATAGACGGGCATGCCAGCTTTCTTTGAAAGGCACTTCCCATTTCGTACGAAGCTCGTCAACGTTTTGGATGGTGTTGTTAAAGACAATGGTATCCGGCGTAATAGTACCATCTTTTACCATCTGTTCAAACTCATCACGCGACGCCGACTTGATTTTATCCACATCGCGATACGCCAGATTAAACCGGTCGAAAAAGTCGATCTGGTAGCGCTCTCCCAATTGCTTTATAAAGTTAACCGACTTATCTATGGAACAGCCGCTTGCGCCAGCCTGTGTTTCATCAACAAAAAGCAAAATAAACCTATTGTAGCGTATTTCTGCACCCGCGGCAAGTTGATTGCCATGCGCGGCCCAGCCTGCAGTAAACTGGTTAAGATACTGCTGAATTTCATTCGTTTCGGTAACGGTAAATTCGCGGTTTGCCTGGTAGACCCAAACCCTGGATTGTTGAGAAAATTCCATATCGCAAAGTTATCAAATTATTAATTTGGACTTATCGTGTCCATGACCATGCTGAAGCAAGTTTTACGCAGATACAACTACCTGTTCTACACCATTTTCATTTTGGGCGTTGGAGTATCGTTTGCATCATTTATTGTAACCCCCGATGAGCAGAAGTGGATCACCTGGGGCAAT
It encodes the following:
- a CDS encoding zinc-binding dehydrogenase — its product is MKAIVLESAENPIVYKDVETPNLTPGEALVQVKAAALNRRDFWITIGKYAGIKYPSILGSDGAGIVTEVADEKDKNWIGKEVIINPGNDWGDHPEYQSKDFKILGLPDNGTFAQYVKVKVDNLYDKPVHLNWEQTAALPLAGLTVYRALFTKARAKSGDRVLIVGVGAGTGSVALQLAVAAGCKVFVTSGSGDKIKQARKLGAAAGVNYKAQDWAEELKHLAGGFDVVIDSALGDDFEKVIGLCNPGARIVFFGGTAGNIPSINARPLFWKQIQLIGTTMGNKEDFEGLLQMVNDHKIIPVVDEVFALKDAAKAFDKMKELSQFGKLVLTV
- the rpsF gene encoding 30S ribosomal protein S6 — protein: MQQYETVIVLTPLLSEEVAKEAIAKYSKLLKDNGAEIVQEDNWGLRKLAYPIQKKSTGYYHLTEFKAPGDLINKLEVEYRRDERVLRFLTIALDKHAIAYNDKKRSGAFNKKPAKTEEAN
- the rpsR gene encoding 30S ribosomal protein S18 → MAEQIKYVTAPKVEDNRKKYCRFKKNGIKYIDYKDANFLLKFVNDQGKVLPRRLTGTSLKFQRKVAQAVKRARHIGLLPYVTDSLK
- the rplI gene encoding 50S ribosomal protein L9, which translates into the protein MDVILKQDVKNLGEKDDIVKVKPGYGRNFLIPQGVAILATESARKVLAENLKQAQFKQDKIRKDADALATQLENVKLTIGAKAGESGKIFGAINTIQVADALKKQGFDVDRRRITFDQEPKMVGEYTANLNLHKEVKVKVPFEVVAE
- the mtgA gene encoding monofunctional biosynthetic peptidoglycan transglycosylase: MKGIGRLVLYFLKLFFLLFFGITILWVVLTRWINPPVTWLMITRGFERKADGKDWKIDKKWVAFDSIADPMKRAAVAAEDQKFLDHYGFDFAAMERAIDNNMSKHSHKLIGGSTITQQTAKNVFLWPGRSYVRKAFEAYFTMLIEVFWSKRRTMEVYLNVIEMGDGIYGVEAASQAYFHVHAAQLDKYKASAIASIFPDPLKWSPTNPSTYVRHRQYLIRKNMRRLGPLDF
- a CDS encoding OsmC family protein; translated protein: MSGQHTYSISTNWTGNKGIGTSGYRDYDRNFAISAENKAVINGSSDPAFLGDPTRYNPEEMLLMSLSSCHMLWYLHLCSAAGVVVTDYQDKATGIMEETANGSGHFTSVLLKPVVTVANESMVVKANELHHKANEMCFIARSVNFPVKHEVKCMVRI
- a CDS encoding YciI family protein codes for the protein MFIISITYVKPLEEVDKHMDAHWAFLEKYYEADVFLIWGRKVPRVGGIIIGQADSLKIMQKIANEDPFVTEGVATVEVTEFNVSKAKPGIKELLR
- a CDS encoding ABC transporter ATPase produces the protein MEFSQQSRVWVYQANREFTVTETNEIQQYLNQFTAGWAAHGNQLAAGAEIRYNRFILLFVDETQAGASGCSIDKSVNFIKQLGERYQIDFFDRFNLAYRDVDKIKSASRDEFEQMVKDGTITPDTIVFNNTIQNVDELRTKWEVPFKESWHARLFGNLIPA